The Cytobacillus oceanisediminis genomic interval GTGCTTCGCGATACGCTGGAGGAATTAAAAATGGAAGCCGGATTAAGTGAAGTGACGGGACCAGGCATAATCATAAGCATTGAACCGGTACATGAGGAGCTTCTTCTCGGCAAGCAGGCTGATTCTGTTTCCCCGGATTTGCTCAAGCGGCTTGTAAATGAGTTAAATATGTATGATGCCCAGCACATTTCCATTGGAGGCAGAAGGATCATCAACACTACTGTCATAAGGGATATTAACAGAGAGACCATGATAGACGGATATGCCTTAAATCGCCTGCCTATTGAAGTGAAAGTATTAACAGAGAATGCCCAATCTGCCGAGAAGCTTTTTAATCGCATGCAAGTATCAAATTCTGCCGAAGAATTTTTCATTGACAATCTGCGGGTTAAGGTGGAAAAGTCTGCAGAGCTTATCACGATTCCTGCATATGACGAGGCATTGAGAATCAGATATATGGAGCCTGTGATACCTGACGAAGGAGGCAAATCATAATGTGGCTTCCCGTTTTAGGATTGATCATAGGTGTGATACTTGGACTTATGACAGATATAAAAGTGCCGGATGAATACTCGAATTATCTTTCCATTGCTGTTCTTGCTGCATTGGATACTCTATTCGGAGGGATCAGGGCGCAGCTTCAAAATATTTATGATGAAAAAGTTTTCGTTTCCGGTTTCTTTTTTAACATCCTGCTGGCAGCAAGTTTAGCTTTTCTGGGTGTCCATCTTGGTGTAGACTTGTACTTAGCAGCAGTATTTGCTTTTGGAGTCAGGCTATTCCAAAATATAGCGGTCATCAGAAGAATTTTAATCGCAAAATGGTCCCAAAACAGAGAAAAAACAGAAAAAAATGATATTTAAAAAAGGGAAAATATTAGTTTTGACGAATAATTTTATAGATAAACTAACTTATTAAATCAGACAACAGCAAAAAATGATTGTTGTTCAATAATCGTAATTGTAAAAAAAAGGAGGTGCCAGAGAATGAACAGCAATGAAATATATGTTAGTCTTGACATCGGTACATCCAGTGTAAAAGTAATCATTGGGGAAATGGTCAATGACTCTTTAAATATTATTGGTGTTGGCAATGTACAGTCAGAAGGGTTACGCAAGGGGTCCATTGTTGATATAGACGAAACGGTTCATTCTATTAAAAAGGCAATCGAACAGG includes:
- a CDS encoding DUF881 domain-containing protein; the encoded protein is MDSKKKFSFTFITVVIGFMIAIQFQTVKEPAVRDTRDTWQLRADILKEKELQLKLLREISSNEEKIAQYETKRKQSKEQVLRDTLEELKMEAGLSEVTGPGIIISIEPVHEELLLGKQADSVSPDLLKRLVNELNMYDAQHISIGGRRIINTTVIRDINRETMIDGYALNRLPIEVKVLTENAQSAEKLFNRMQVSNSAEEFFIDNLRVKVEKSAELITIPAYDEALRIRYMEPVIPDEGGKS
- a CDS encoding small basic family protein, whose protein sequence is MWLPVLGLIIGVILGLMTDIKVPDEYSNYLSIAVLAALDTLFGGIRAQLQNIYDEKVFVSGFFFNILLAASLAFLGVHLGVDLYLAAVFAFGVRLFQNIAVIRRILIAKWSQNREKTEKNDI